One stretch of Segatella copri DNA includes these proteins:
- a CDS encoding YebC/PmpR family DNA-binding transcriptional regulator — MGRAFEYRKATKLKRWGHMAKTFTKLGKQIAIAVKAGGPEPENNPSLRAIIANCKRENMPKDNIARAIKNACGKDTSDYKEVTYEGYGPHGVAVFVDTLTDNTTRTVADVRSIFNKFSGNLGTTGSLSFLFDHKAVFTFKKKEGLDMDEMILDLIDYGVEDEFDEDEENNEITIYGAPTSFGEIQKHLEAEGFEVTGAEFTYIPNDLKDVTPEERETIDKMVEKLEEFDDVQTVYTNMKPEIPADAE; from the coding sequence ATGGGAAGAGCATTTGAATATCGTAAAGCTACAAAGCTGAAAAGATGGGGCCACATGGCCAAGACATTTACTAAGTTGGGTAAGCAGATTGCTATTGCTGTGAAGGCAGGCGGTCCAGAACCAGAGAACAACCCATCATTGCGTGCTATCATCGCTAACTGTAAGCGTGAGAACATGCCTAAGGATAACATCGCTCGTGCCATCAAGAACGCTTGTGGCAAGGATACCAGCGATTACAAGGAAGTAACATACGAGGGATATGGCCCTCACGGAGTGGCTGTCTTCGTTGATACTCTGACAGACAACACTACACGTACTGTTGCTGACGTTCGTTCTATCTTCAACAAGTTCAGCGGAAACTTGGGTACAACAGGTTCTCTGTCTTTCCTCTTCGACCACAAGGCTGTGTTCACATTCAAGAAGAAGGAAGGTCTGGATATGGATGAGATGATTCTCGACCTGATCGACTACGGCGTAGAAGATGAGTTTGATGAGGATGAGGAGAACAACGAAATCACTATCTATGGTGCTCCTACAAGCTTCGGCGAAATTCAGAAGCACCTGGAGGCTGAGGGTTTCGAGGTAACTGGTGCTGAGTTCACTTACATCCCTAACGATTTGAAGGATGTAACTCCTGAGGAGCGCGAAACTATCGACAAGATGGTTGAGAAGTTGGAAGAGTTTGACGATGTTCAGACTGTATATACCAACATGAAGCCAGAAATTCCTGCAGACGCAGAATAA
- a CDS encoding TIGR03905 family TSCPD domain-containing protein, translated as MLQQDKQDKLQKVTYQTHGTCSKYICISIDEDGNVQDAQFIGGCDGNTKGVCALIKGMKAKEVIARLKGITCGNKPTSCPDQLATALQEMGY; from the coding sequence ATGTTGCAGCAAGACAAACAGGATAAGTTGCAGAAGGTAACTTATCAGACTCATGGCACCTGCTCAAAATACATCTGCATCAGTATAGATGAAGATGGAAATGTGCAGGATGCCCAGTTCATCGGAGGCTGCGATGGCAATACCAAGGGCGTTTGTGCTTTGATTAAAGGCATGAAGGCAAAGGAGGTCATCGCCCGACTGAAGGGTATCACTTGTGGCAATAAGCCTACAAGCTGTCCAGACCAGTTGGCGACAGCTTTGCAGGAAATGGGATATTAA
- the lepA gene encoding translation elongation factor 4, whose translation MENINKIRNFCIIAHIDHGKSTLADRLLEKTQTIKITEGQMLDDMDLERERGITIKSHAIQMEYKAKDGQTYILNLIDTPGHVDFSYEVSRSIAACEGALLVVDATQGVQAQTISNLYMAIEHDLEIIPVINKIDMPSAMPDEVEDEIVDLIGCKHEDILRASGKTGEGVEDILEAVVNRVPAPVGNEKAPLQALIFDSVFNSFRGIIAYFKIENGVIRKGDKVKFFNTGMEYDADEIGVLKMDMIPRQELGTGEVGYIISGIKNATEVKVGDTITHIARPCDKAIAGFQEVKPMVFAGVYPIDPSDYENLRASLEKLQLNDASLTFSPESSVALGFGFRCGFLGLLHMEIVQERLDREFNMDVITTVPNVSYMVYDKQGGEKEVHNPSGLPDPTLIDHIEEPYIRATIITATNYIGPIMKLCLDKRGELINQEYVSGNRVELHFMLPLGEIVIDFYDKLKSISKGYASFDYHIDSFRHSDLVKLDILLNGEPVDALSTLTHRDNSVSFGRRMCEKLKDLIPRQQFDIAIQAAIGAKIVARETVKQVRKDVTAKCYGGDVSRKRKLLEKQKKGKKRMKQIGNVEVPQKAFLAVLKLD comes from the coding sequence ATGGAGAATATAAATAAAATAAGAAATTTCTGCATTATTGCACATATAGACCATGGTAAAAGTACCTTGGCAGACCGACTTCTGGAGAAGACTCAGACCATCAAGATTACTGAAGGACAGATGCTTGATGATATGGATTTGGAAAGAGAACGTGGTATCACGATCAAGAGTCACGCTATCCAAATGGAATATAAGGCAAAGGATGGACAGACCTATATCCTGAATCTTATTGATACTCCGGGACACGTTGACTTCTCATACGAAGTTTCCCGTTCCATCGCTGCTTGCGAGGGAGCACTGCTGGTTGTTGACGCTACTCAAGGCGTTCAGGCACAGACCATTTCAAACCTCTATATGGCTATCGAGCACGACCTGGAGATTATTCCGGTAATCAATAAGATAGATATGCCTTCAGCTATGCCTGATGAGGTAGAAGACGAAATTGTAGATCTGATCGGTTGTAAGCATGAGGATATTCTCCGTGCTTCAGGTAAGACCGGTGAGGGTGTAGAAGATATACTGGAAGCTGTTGTTAATCGTGTTCCTGCTCCGGTAGGAAACGAGAAGGCACCGCTTCAGGCTTTGATTTTCGACTCTGTATTCAACTCTTTCCGCGGCATCATCGCCTATTTCAAGATAGAGAATGGCGTGATCCGTAAGGGAGATAAGGTGAAGTTCTTCAATACCGGCATGGAATATGATGCAGATGAAATCGGTGTATTGAAGATGGATATGATTCCACGCCAGGAATTGGGTACCGGTGAGGTAGGTTATATCATCTCGGGCATCAAGAATGCTACCGAGGTAAAGGTGGGTGATACCATTACTCATATCGCCCGTCCTTGCGACAAGGCGATTGCAGGTTTCCAGGAAGTGAAACCTATGGTCTTCGCCGGTGTTTATCCTATCGATCCTAGCGATTACGAGAATCTGCGTGCATCGCTTGAAAAACTGCAGCTCAATGATGCTTCATTGACTTTCTCGCCAGAGAGTTCTGTGGCTTTGGGCTTCGGTTTCCGATGCGGATTCCTCGGTTTGCTCCACATGGAAATCGTACAGGAGAGACTGGACCGTGAGTTTAATATGGATGTCATCACTACCGTACCTAACGTATCTTATATGGTATACGACAAGCAGGGCGGTGAGAAAGAGGTTCACAATCCTTCCGGATTGCCAGACCCAACTCTGATTGATCATATTGAGGAACCATATATCCGGGCAACCATCATTACGGCTACCAATTATATTGGACCAATCATGAAACTCTGTCTGGATAAACGAGGCGAACTCATCAACCAGGAATATGTGAGTGGAAACCGTGTAGAGCTCCACTTCATGTTGCCATTGGGAGAAATCGTCATCGACTTCTATGACAAGCTGAAGAGTATCTCCAAGGGATATGCTTCGTTCGACTATCATATCGATTCATTCCGTCATTCCGACCTGGTGAAGCTCGATATCCTGTTGAATGGAGAGCCTGTAGATGCTTTGAGTACTTTGACTCACCGCGATAACTCTGTGAGCTTCGGCCGCAGAATGTGCGAGAAGTTGAAGGACCTCATACCTCGTCAGCAGTTCGATATTGCTATCCAGGCAGCTATCGGTGCCAAGATTGTGGCACGTGAGACTGTTAAGCAGGTGCGCAAGGATGTTACCGCCAAATGTTATGGTGGTGACGTAAGCCGTAAGCGCAAGTTGCTGGAGAAGCAGAAGAAGGGTAAGAAACGCATGAAGCAGATTGGTAATGTGGAAGTTCCACAGAAAGCCTTCCTTGCTGTGCTCAAACTCGATTAA
- a CDS encoding Crp/Fnr family transcriptional regulator: protein MADFKVITPKRDIARELARKYSTMTHDELDVVEDILEPIKYGKGELILPEGEQCMGISYIEKGLVRQFYFKNGKEVTEHLGVDHTIFMCIESLFKEEPTHLQVEALEPTLVYMLPKKKLEAAAMRNVNIQMLYRKILEESLIQSQIHADLMRFESAPNKYKRLCEMNPQVVLRAPLTYIASYLQMTPETLSRIRSNTLL, encoded by the coding sequence ATGGCAGACTTTAAAGTAATTACCCCTAAGCGTGATATTGCGCGCGAATTGGCGCGTAAATATAGTACGATGACTCATGATGAGCTCGATGTGGTGGAAGATATCCTTGAGCCTATCAAGTATGGCAAGGGCGAGCTGATCTTGCCTGAAGGTGAACAGTGCATGGGTATCTCGTACATCGAGAAGGGATTGGTACGCCAATTTTACTTTAAGAATGGCAAGGAGGTGACCGAGCATCTGGGTGTGGATCATACCATCTTTATGTGCATTGAGAGCCTCTTTAAGGAAGAGCCTACCCACCTGCAGGTGGAAGCTTTGGAGCCTACGCTGGTGTATATGCTACCGAAGAAGAAGCTGGAGGCGGCTGCTATGCGTAATGTCAATATCCAGATGCTTTATCGTAAAATACTGGAAGAGAGTTTGATTCAGTCTCAGATTCATGCCGATCTGATGCGATTTGAGTCGGCACCTAATAAATATAAGCGCCTGTGCGAAATGAACCCACAGGTGGTTCTGCGTGCTCCGCTCACCTATATCGCAAGCTATCTGCAGATGACTCCGGAAACGCTGTCCAGAATCCGATCAAATACATTATTATAA